The following proteins are co-located in the Macaca thibetana thibetana isolate TM-01 chromosome 6, ASM2454274v1, whole genome shotgun sequence genome:
- the LYSMD3 gene encoding lysM and putative peptidoglycan-binding domain-containing protein 3 isoform X1, producing the protein MAGRHQNRSFPLPGVQSSGQVHAFGNCSDNDMLEEDAEMYELRSRGKEKVRRSTSRDRLDDIIVLTKDIQEGDTLNAIALQYCCTVADIKRVNNLISDQDFFALRSIKIPVKKFSSLTETLCPPKGRQTSRHSSVQYSSEQQEILPANDSLAYSDSAGSFLKEVDRDIEQIVKCTDNKRENLNEVVSALTAQQIRFEPDNKNTQRKDPYYGADWGIGWWTAVVIMLIVGIITPVFYLLYYEILAKVDVSHHSTVDSSHLHSKITPPSQQREMENGIVPTKGIHFGQQDDNKLYSQDSQSPAAQHET; encoded by the exons ATGGCAGGAAGGCATCAGAATCGTAGTTTTCCTCTTCCAGGAGTTCAGTCAAGTGGTCAAGTACATGCATTTGGAAATTGTTCAGACAATGATATGTTGGAAGAGGATGCTGAAATGTATGAGCTTCGatccagaggaaaagagaaggtcCGAAGAAGTACATCAAGAGATAGACTTGATGACATTATAGTATTAACAAAAGATATACAAGAAGGAGATACACTAAATGCAATAGCCCTTCAGTACTGTTGTACG gtagCAGATATCAAGAGAGTTAACAATCTCATCAGTGATCAAGACTTTTTTGCCCTTAggtctatcaaaattccagtaaaAAAGTTCAGTTCCTTGACCGAAACGCTTTGTCCTCCAAAAGGAAGACAGACTTCACGTCATTCATCTGTTCAATACTCTTCCGAACAACAGGAAATTTTGCCAGCTAATGATTCTCTTGCTTACAGTGACTCAGCTGGtagctttttaaaagaagtagaCCGAGACATAGAACAAATAGTAAAGTGTACAGACAATAAGAGAGAGAACCTCAATGAGGTAGTATCGGCCTTAACAGCACAACAAATACGTTTTGAACCTGATAACAAAAACACTCAACGTAAAGATCCCTATTATGGAGCAGACTGGGGAATAGGGTGGTGGACAGCTGTTGTGATAATGTTGATAGTAGGTATAATAACACCAGTGTTTTATTTGTTGTATTATGAAATTTTAGCTAAGGTGGATGTTAGTCATCATTCAACAGTGGACTCTTCACATTTACATTCAAAAATCACACCCCCATCACagcagagagaaatggaaaatggaattgTGCCAACTAAAGGAATACATTTCGGCCAACAAGATGATAATAAACTGTATAGTCAAGATTCTCAGTCACCTGCTGCTCAACACGAAACATAG
- the LYSMD3 gene encoding lysM and putative peptidoglycan-binding domain-containing protein 3 isoform X2, which yields MAGRHQNRSFPLPGVQSSGQVHAFGNCSDNDMLEEDAEMYELRSRGKEKVRRSTSRDRLDDIIVLTKDIQEGDTLNAIALQYCCTVYQNSSKKVQFLDRNALSSKRKTDFTSFICSILFRTTGNFAS from the exons ATGGCAGGAAGGCATCAGAATCGTAGTTTTCCTCTTCCAGGAGTTCAGTCAAGTGGTCAAGTACATGCATTTGGAAATTGTTCAGACAATGATATGTTGGAAGAGGATGCTGAAATGTATGAGCTTCGatccagaggaaaagagaaggtcCGAAGAAGTACATCAAGAGATAGACTTGATGACATTATAGTATTAACAAAAGATATACAAGAAGGAGATACACTAAATGCAATAGCCCTTCAGTACTGTTGTACG gtctatcaaaattccagtaaaAAAGTTCAGTTCCTTGACCGAAACGCTTTGTCCTCCAAAAGGAAGACAGACTTCACGTCATTCATCTGTTCAATACTCTTCCGAACAACAGGAAATTTTGCCAGCTAA